From one Tachysurus vachellii isolate PV-2020 chromosome 23, HZAU_Pvac_v1, whole genome shotgun sequence genomic stretch:
- the LOC132839056 gene encoding myelin-oligodendrocyte glycoprotein-like has translation MRAFTIIYKYLLFFMVHLLIHNVLVQSIETREAIVGDTVILPCSIDRTVAGVDVFWRDDEQKVLVDIIRSKEVFSDQSPEYRGRVQTFQTEIANGNFSIKLSNVTLSDSGTYTCHPPPRAVQSVKLSVKEGEKKITPRNGDITIRASSLFLLGFSLLYSLDF, from the exons ATGAGAGCTTTCACCATCATCTATAA atatttattattcttcatgGTCCATCTGCTGATACACAATG TGTTGGTGCAGAGCATTGAGACTCGTGAAGCCATCGTAGGTGATACAGTCATCTTACCATGTTCCATCGACCGCACTGTAGCGGGTGTGGATGTTTTTTGGCGAGATGATGAACAAAAAGTTTTGGTTGATATCATCAGGAGTAAAGAAGTTTTTTCTGATCAGAGCCCAGAATACAGAGGAAGAGTTCAAACTTTTCAAACTGAGATTGCAAATGGAAACTTCTCCATCAAGCTGAGTAATGTGACGCTCTCTGACTCGGGAACTTACACCTGTCATCCCCCCCCTCGAGCTGTTCAGAGTGTAAAACTGAGTGTTAAAG aaggagaaaaaaaaatcactccaaGGAATGGTGACATCACAATAAGAGCAAGCAGCTTGTTCCTGCTGGGGTTCAGTCTGCTGTACAGTTTGGACTTTTAA